The following coding sequences lie in one Megalodesulfovibrio gigas DSM 1382 = ATCC 19364 genomic window:
- a CDS encoding HD domain-containing protein, with the protein MLQQPELGALPELFEAYVARHRLGTAEDARNIELKREHSWLVMANARAIADSLTLPDVPRRLCLAAGLLHDFGRFPQYLRYRTFHDGKSENHARLGVRHLRTEQACAVMPAAARRQVQAAVMLHNRRELPRGISPALRCLAEVVRDADKLDIIRVMAGHFSTADTSNPVVTLHVKEDPEQYSPDLLAVILSGKTGDYTAMQWTNDFKILLCGWVGQLHFARSRTLLSEQGHIQTLLGTLPDTAALRQLREMVLNLLTSPLPEPACAQALRQWRC; encoded by the coding sequence ATGCTGCAGCAGCCGGAACTGGGCGCGCTGCCCGAACTGTTTGAGGCCTATGTGGCCCGGCACCGTCTGGGCACGGCTGAGGATGCGCGCAACATTGAGCTCAAGCGCGAGCATTCCTGGCTGGTGATGGCCAATGCCCGCGCCATTGCCGATTCCCTGACCCTGCCCGATGTGCCGCGCCGCCTGTGTCTGGCCGCGGGATTGTTGCACGATTTCGGCAGGTTTCCGCAATATCTGCGCTACCGGACCTTTCACGACGGCAAGTCCGAAAACCATGCCCGCCTGGGCGTGCGGCACCTGCGCACGGAGCAGGCCTGCGCCGTCATGCCGGCTGCTGCCCGCCGGCAGGTGCAGGCCGCGGTAATGCTGCACAACCGTCGGGAGCTACCCCGGGGCATCTCGCCGGCGCTGCGGTGTCTGGCGGAGGTGGTGCGCGATGCGGACAAGCTGGACATCATCCGGGTCATGGCCGGGCATTTCAGCACGGCGGACACGTCCAATCCGGTGGTCACGCTGCACGTCAAGGAGGATCCGGAGCAGTACTCCCCGGATCTGCTGGCAGTCATTCTTTCGGGAAAAACAGGCGATTACACGGCCATGCAGTGGACAAACGACTTCAAGATCCTGCTATGTGGATGGGTGGGCCAGCTGCATTTTGCCCGCAGCAGAACGCTCCTGAGCGAGCAGGGCCACATCCAGACCTTGCTAGGAACCCTGCCGGACACTGCAGCCTTGCGCCAGCTGCGGGAAATGGTCCTGAATTTGTTGACATCGCCACTGCCCGAGCCTGCATGCGCACAGGCGTTGCGGCAGTGGCGATGTTGA